From the genome of Labrus bergylta chromosome 4, fLabBer1.1, whole genome shotgun sequence, one region includes:
- the LOC110002779 gene encoding tripartite motif-containing protein 16-like yields MAQRGNQLDRETICCTICLDLLKDPVTASCGHSYCMKCIKSHWDTEDEKRVYSCPQCRQDFIPRPVLRKNTMLADLVEELKKTGLQAAPADHCYAGSEDVACDVCTGRKLKACKSCLQCLASYCEKHLQPHFEADPLKKHKLVEPSKKLQENVCSHHDEVMKIFCRTDQQSICYLCLMNKHKGHDTVSAAAERSERQRELEVSRQNIQQRIQDREKDVKLLQQKVDAINGSADKTVGNSEKIFTELIRLMEKRRSDVKQQVRSQQQTEVSRVRELQEKLEQEITELKRKDAEMKKLSHTEDHNQFLHNYPLLSPLSKSIHSSSIKIRPLRYFEDVTTAVSAVRDKLQDVLRENWTNISQTVTEVDVLLSEPEQMTRAELFKYSRDITLDPNTANTYLVLSDWNRRLTLMSEQQSYSSHPDRFSGCFQVLSKESLTRRCYWEVEWRGGRVFVAVAYKNISRAGSSDKCLFGFNDKSWMLFCDNTSYNFWHNKVRTPVSGPQSSRVGVYLDHRAGILSFYSISKTRTLLYRVQTTFTQPLHAGLGFYSSGSTAELCKLK; encoded by the coding sequence atggctCAGCGAGGAAACCAACTGGACCGAGAGACAATCTGCTGTAccatctgtctggatctacTGAAGGATCCTGTGACTGCTTCCTGTGGACACAGCTACTGCATgaagtgtattaaaagccactgggatacagaggatgagaagagagtctacagctgccctcagtgcaGACAGGACTTCATACCGAGGCCTgtcctgaggaaaaacaccatgttagcagatttagtggaggagctgaagaagactggactccaagctgctcctgctgatcactgctatgctggatctgaagatgtggcctgtgatgtctgcaccgggaggaaactgaaagcctgtaagtcctgtctgcagtgtctggcctcttactgtgagaaacacctccagcctcattttgaagcagatccattaaagaaacataagctggtggagccctccaagaagcttcaggagaacgtctgctctcatcatgatgaggtgatgaagatatTCTGccgtactgatcagcagtctatctgttatctctgtttaatgaacaaaCATAAAGGTCacgacacagtctcagctgcagcagaaaggagcgagaggcagagagagctggaggtgagtcgacaaaacatccagcagagaatccaggacagagagaaagatgtgaagctgcttcaacagAAGGTGGAtgctatcaatggctctgctgataaaacagtggggaacagtgagaagatcttcactgagctgatccgtctcatggagaaaagacgctctgatgtgaagcagcaggtcagatcccagcagcaaactgaagtgagtcgagtcagagagcttcaggagaagctggagcaggagatcactgagctgaagaggaaagacgctgagatgaagaagctctcacacacagaagatcacaaccagtttctacacaaCTACCCCTTACTGTCGCCACTCAGTAAATCTatacactcatccagcatcaagatccgtcctctgaggtactttgaggatgtgacaacAGCTGTGTCagcagtcagagataaactacaggacgtcctaaGAGAGAattggacaaacatctcacagacagtgactgaagtggatgttttactgtcagaaccagaacAAATGACCAGAGCTGAGCTCTTCAAATATTCacgtgacatcacactggatccaaacacagcaaacacataTCTGGTATTATCTGATTGGAACAGAAGACTAACATTAATGAGTGaacaacagtcttattctagtcacccagacagattttctggatgttttcaggtcctgagtaaagagagtctgactagacgttgttactgggaggtggagtggagaggaggaagagttttTGTAGCAGTCGCATACaaaaatatcagcagagcagggagctcagataaatgtttgtttggattcaATGACAAATCTTGGATGTTATTTTGTGACAACACCAGTTACAACTTTTGGCACAACAAAGTCaggactcctgtctcaggtcctcagtcctccagagtaggagtgtacctggatcacagagcaggtattctgtccttctacagcatctctaaaACCAGGActctcctctacagagtccagaccacattcactcagcctctacatgcagGACTTGGGTTTTATTCCTCTGGATCCAcagctgagttgtgtaaactgaaatag